In bacterium, the following are encoded in one genomic region:
- a CDS encoding 1-acyl-sn-glycerol-3-phosphate acyltransferase, translated as MNTEFGNRSPLRSLLTIIAAVVFTFLMIIVATVAALFGPRSKATHAVEKFWARTILRMAGVRARVRGLEHIRPDHVYIFISNHQGLFDIPLMMAYTPKQLRMIHKKELLWVPFFGFILWLLDFIAIDRGNRQRAAESLHRAAKKIHDGTNIVIYADGTRSIDGELRPFKKGAFILAIDAQVDVVPVTISGTINVIHKFEGVFDIRFGQTVELVFSPPISTDGMMPEAKDDLKDQVQNIIAAEYSKIKHLSAITNPAILSRLKK; from the coding sequence ATGAATACTGAATTTGGTAATCGCTCACCTTTACGATCGCTGTTGACGATAATAGCGGCCGTCGTTTTTACATTTCTCATGATTATTGTAGCGACAGTCGCGGCGCTATTCGGGCCGCGTTCTAAGGCTACGCATGCCGTCGAAAAATTTTGGGCGCGAACGATACTTCGTATGGCCGGTGTACGTGCGCGGGTTCGCGGCCTGGAGCACATTCGTCCGGACCATGTGTATATTTTTATAAGCAACCACCAAGGCTTATTTGACATTCCGCTCATGATGGCTTATACCCCCAAACAGCTCCGAATGATCCATAAAAAAGAATTGTTATGGGTTCCTTTTTTTGGGTTTATACTTTGGTTGCTGGATTTTATCGCCATAGACCGAGGGAATCGTCAGCGTGCAGCAGAAAGTCTTCATCGCGCGGCAAAAAAAATACATGACGGGACGAATATCGTTATATACGCCGACGGTACACGCAGTATAGACGGGGAGTTGCGTCCATTCAAAAAAGGGGCATTCATATTGGCAATCGACGCACAAGTGGATGTGGTGCCTGTCACGATCAGCGGTACCATCAATGTTATACATAAGTTTGAAGGAGTGTTCGATATTCGTTTTGGGCAAACGGTCGAATTGGTTTTTTCGCCGCCGATAAGCACCGATGGAATGATGCCGGAAGCCAAAGACGATCTGAAAGATCAAGTACAGAACATTATCGCCGCCGAATATTCCAAAATCAAACATCTTTCTGCGATAACCAATCCTGCTATACTATCCCGCTTAAAAAAGTAA
- a CDS encoding class II aldolase/adducin family protein: protein MNEEFQIRLDIVECGRRMYARNYVASNDGNISVRVGDRIIATPTGISKGFMRAEDMVVLDMQGRVIEGACKPSTEIKMHLAIYEERKDVNSVVHAHPVHATGFATAQIELKDCVLAEIVTTLGSIPLAPYATPSTTELPDSVRPIIRHADACLLANHGVVTCGRDVYDAYYKLERVEHYAHILFVAKSLGGAKILSPQQVHKLETIRATYGTSDAHNPGCIACHGACIGSDCTLYETQQRDQSASDLHVEETVRAIISAKK, encoded by the coding sequence ATGAACGAAGAATTTCAAATACGTTTAGATATCGTCGAATGCGGGCGCAGGATGTATGCACGTAATTATGTTGCATCCAATGACGGCAATATCAGTGTGCGAGTCGGTGATAGGATCATCGCAACCCCCACAGGCATAAGCAAGGGCTTTATGCGTGCGGAGGATATGGTTGTTTTGGATATGCAAGGCCGCGTTATCGAAGGGGCGTGCAAACCCTCGACCGAAATCAAAATGCATCTAGCGATTTACGAAGAGCGGAAGGATGTAAATTCCGTGGTGCATGCGCATCCTGTTCATGCGACAGGTTTTGCGACGGCGCAGATCGAACTCAAAGATTGTGTATTGGCGGAAATCGTAACGACGCTGGGTTCGATACCCTTAGCGCCGTATGCCACGCCTTCGACGACGGAACTTCCGGATTCTGTACGTCCGATTATTCGCCACGCTGATGCATGTTTATTAGCCAATCATGGCGTTGTAACATGCGGTAGGGATGTGTATGATGCGTATTACAAATTAGAACGTGTCGAGCACTATGCGCATATTTTGTTTGTGGCGAAAAGCCTCGGCGGTGCAAAAATATTATCGCCGCAGCAAGTGCATAAATTAGAAACCATTCGTGCCACGTATGGTACATCCGATGCGCATAACCCCGGATGTATAGCGTGCCATGGCGCTTGCATCGGAAGCGATTGTACATTATACGAAACCCAACAGCGTGATCAATCCGCATCGGATTTGCATGTGGAAGAAACCGTTCGCGCTATCATTTCAGCCAAAAAATAA